A single genomic interval of Polaribacter vadi harbors:
- a CDS encoding succinate dehydrogenase/fumarate reductase iron-sulfur subunit, with translation MNLTLKIWRQKDSSSKGQMVDYKVTEISEHMSFLEMMDVLNEQLVNAGEEPVAFDHDCREGICGMCSMYINGEAHGPDRGVTTCQLHMRMFKDGDTITIEPFRSAAFPVIKDLVVNRTSFDRIQQSGGYISVNTSGNTQDANSIPIPKVAADTAMDAATCIGCGACVASCKNGSAMLFVGAKVSQYALLPQGQVEAADRVRNMVAQMDLEGFGNCTNTGACEVECPKGISLENIARMNRELMKASI, from the coding sequence ATGAATTTAACATTAAAAATTTGGAGACAAAAAGACTCAAGTTCAAAGGGTCAAATGGTAGATTATAAAGTTACTGAAATTTCAGAACACATGTCTTTTTTAGAAATGATGGATGTTTTGAATGAGCAATTAGTAAATGCTGGTGAAGAACCAGTAGCTTTTGATCATGATTGTAGAGAAGGAATTTGTGGTATGTGCTCTATGTATATTAATGGAGAAGCTCATGGACCAGACAGAGGCGTAACAACGTGTCAATTACACATGAGAATGTTTAAAGATGGAGATACTATAACTATAGAGCCATTTAGATCTGCTGCATTTCCAGTAATTAAAGATTTAGTGGTTAATAGAACTTCTTTTGATAGAATTCAGCAATCTGGAGGATATATTTCTGTAAATACTTCTGGAAATACGCAAGATGCAAACTCAATTCCTATTCCTAAAGTTGCTGCAGATACAGCAATGGATGCTGCAACTTGTATTGGTTGTGGAGCTTGTGTGGCTAGTTGTAAAAATGGATCAGCAATGTTATTTGTAGGAGCAAAAGTATCTCAATATGCTTTATTACCTCAAGGACAAGTAGAAGCTGCAGACAGAGTTAGAAATATGGTTGCACAAATGGATTTAGAAGGTTTTGGAAACTGTACAAACACTGGTGCTTGTGAAGTAGAATGCCCAAAAGGTATATCTTTAGAAAATATTGCAAGAATGAACAGAGAGTTAATGAAAGCTTCTATCTAA
- a CDS encoding vanadium-dependent haloperoxidase: MQFLSRFILFIFLFSFLSCNKESIRITPNDYHLMVDKLTEVMIHDIFSPPVASRIYAYPNIAAYQVLNSENGVYQSLENQLNELKNISTISFDKKANKQLAALIAYLDVAKEVVFSKEKITVFRDSLYNNWEQKNNTEFTASKKYALAISKSILEWMHADMYKETRTMPAFNVYSDDASRWQPTPPAYMQGIEPNWSKIRPFVLDSAAQFKPIPPPKFSMEKGTPFHTELMDLYNLTNEIIKKGNDSEEVAIAQFWDCNPFVVVNKGHFMFASKKITPGAHWIGICKIATQKSNSDFEKTVFVYTKTSIAITDAFISCWDEKYRSNLIRPETLINKYIDEDWYPLLQTPPFPEYTSGHSVVSGASAEVLTDIFGDNFAFDDTTEIPYGLPTRSFTSFRDAAKEAAISRIYGGIHYNAAVENGLTQGINIGNFIIKKLEF, encoded by the coding sequence ATGCAATTTCTCTCACGTTTTATCCTATTCATATTTTTATTTTCTTTTTTATCTTGTAACAAAGAGTCTATTAGAATTACTCCAAACGACTATCATTTAATGGTAGATAAATTAACGGAGGTAATGATTCACGATATTTTTTCTCCACCAGTTGCTAGTCGTATTTACGCCTATCCAAACATTGCTGCTTACCAAGTTTTAAATTCAGAAAATGGTGTTTATCAATCTTTAGAAAACCAACTAAATGAATTAAAAAATATTTCCACTATTTCTTTTGATAAAAAGGCAAACAAACAATTAGCTGCCTTAATTGCTTATTTAGATGTTGCCAAAGAAGTTGTTTTCTCCAAAGAAAAAATAACTGTTTTTAGAGATAGTTTATATAACAATTGGGAACAAAAAAATAATACAGAATTTACAGCTTCAAAAAAATATGCATTAGCTATTTCTAAATCTATTTTAGAATGGATGCATGCAGATATGTATAAAGAAACCCGAACTATGCCAGCTTTTAATGTGTATTCTGATGATGCTTCTAGATGGCAACCAACACCTCCTGCTTACATGCAAGGTATCGAACCTAACTGGAGTAAAATTCGACCATTTGTTTTAGATTCTGCTGCTCAGTTTAAACCAATTCCGCCTCCAAAATTTTCTATGGAAAAAGGAACTCCTTTTCATACAGAATTAATGGATCTTTATAATTTAACGAACGAAATTATAAAAAAAGGAAATGATTCTGAAGAAGTTGCTATTGCCCAGTTTTGGGATTGTAACCCTTTTGTAGTTGTTAATAAAGGACATTTTATGTTTGCCTCTAAGAAAATAACTCCAGGTGCTCATTGGATTGGTATTTGCAAAATAGCCACTCAAAAGAGTAATTCAGATTTTGAAAAAACCGTTTTTGTATACACTAAAACTTCCATTGCAATTACAGATGCTTTTATAAGTTGTTGGGATGAAAAATATAGAAGTAACCTTATAAGGCCAGAAACTTTAATTAATAAATATATTGATGAAGATTGGTATCCATTATTACAAACGCCTCCTTTTCCTGAATACACAAGTGGACATTCTGTTGTTTCTGGAGCTTCAGCAGAAGTTTTAACTGATATTTTTGGAGATAATTTTGCTTTTGATGATACAACTGAAATTCCCTACGGATTGCCAACAAGAAGTTTTACATCGTTTAGAGATGCTGCAAAAGAAGCTGCAATTAGCAGAATTTATGGAGGAATCCATTACAATGCTGCAGTTGAAAATGGTTTAACCCAAGGCATCAATATTGGTAATTTTATAATTAAAAAATTAGAATTTTAG
- a CDS encoding fumarate reductase/succinate dehydrogenase flavoprotein subunit, with the protein MALDSKVPQGPLKDKWTEYKNHINLVNPANKRHIDVIVVGTGLAGGSASATLAELGYNVKSFAYQDSPRRAHSIAAQGGINAAKNYQGDGDSTYRLFYDTVKGGDYRSREANVYRLAEVSANIIDQCVAQGVPFARDYGGLLDNRSFGGVLVSRTFYAKGQTGQQLLLGAYSAMNRQIARGKIEMFNRHEMLDVVIVDGKARGIIARNLVTGEIERHSAHAVVIASGGYGNVYFLSTNAMGSNVTAAWKIHKKGAYFANPCYTQIHPTCIPRSGDYQSKLTLMSESLRNDGRIWVPKHLKDVEAIKAGTLKPTQLKEEDRDYYLERRYPAFGNLVPRDVASRAAKERCDAGYGVNATGEAVYLDFASSFVRYGTEQAKIHGIVNATDAKIKELGQEIVKAKYGNLFQMYEKIVDENPYETPMMIYPAVHYTMGGVWVDYNLMTTIPGCYAIGEANFSDHGANRLGASALMQGLADGYFVLPYTIGDYLADDIRTGKISTDTPEFEAAEKEVADRIKFFINNKGTHSVDYYHKKLGKIMWDKCGMSRNAAGLKEAIHEISELRTDFWKNVNVPGDDHEYNEQLAKAGRVADFLELGELFAKDALVREESAGGHFREESAEIDGPQEGEAKRDDENFAFVSAWEYKGEPKDAVLHKEQLEFNDIELKQRSYK; encoded by the coding sequence ATGGCTTTAGATTCAAAAGTACCACAAGGTCCGTTAAAAGATAAATGGACAGAATATAAAAATCACATTAATTTAGTAAATCCTGCTAACAAGCGTCATATAGATGTTATTGTTGTAGGTACAGGTTTAGCAGGTGGTTCTGCTTCTGCAACATTAGCGGAATTAGGTTACAATGTAAAATCATTTGCGTATCAAGATTCGCCAAGAAGAGCGCATTCAATTGCAGCACAAGGAGGAATTAATGCAGCAAAAAATTATCAAGGAGATGGAGATTCTACCTACAGATTATTTTACGATACTGTAAAAGGTGGAGATTATAGATCTCGTGAAGCAAACGTATATAGATTAGCAGAGGTTTCTGCAAACATTATCGATCAATGTGTGGCACAAGGAGTTCCTTTTGCACGTGATTATGGTGGTTTGTTAGATAACCGTTCTTTTGGTGGGGTTTTAGTTTCTAGAACTTTTTATGCTAAAGGACAAACTGGTCAACAATTATTATTAGGAGCTTATTCTGCAATGAACAGACAAATTGCTCGTGGAAAGATTGAAATGTTCAATCGTCATGAAATGTTAGATGTTGTTATTGTTGATGGAAAAGCAAGAGGAATTATTGCACGTAATTTAGTTACAGGAGAAATAGAAAGGCATTCTGCACATGCAGTTGTAATTGCTTCTGGTGGTTATGGAAATGTTTATTTCTTATCAACCAATGCAATGGGTTCTAATGTAACTGCTGCTTGGAAAATCCATAAAAAAGGAGCGTATTTTGCAAACCCTTGTTATACGCAAATTCACCCAACATGTATTCCACGTTCTGGAGATTATCAATCGAAATTAACATTGATGTCTGAATCTTTAAGAAACGATGGTAGAATTTGGGTTCCTAAACATTTAAAAGATGTAGAAGCTATAAAAGCAGGAACTTTAAAACCTACACAATTAAAAGAAGAAGATAGAGATTACTATTTAGAAAGACGTTACCCAGCTTTTGGAAACTTAGTACCAAGAGATGTTGCTTCTAGAGCAGCAAAAGAGCGTTGTGATGCAGGTTATGGAGTAAATGCAACTGGTGAAGCTGTATATTTAGATTTTGCTTCATCTTTTGTAAGATATGGAACAGAACAAGCAAAAATACACGGAATTGTAAATGCTACCGATGCAAAAATTAAAGAATTAGGTCAAGAGATTGTGAAAGCAAAATACGGAAACCTATTTCAAATGTATGAGAAAATTGTAGATGAAAATCCGTATGAAACACCAATGATGATTTATCCAGCTGTACATTATACAATGGGTGGTGTTTGGGTTGATTATAATTTGATGACGACAATACCTGGTTGTTATGCAATTGGAGAAGCTAATTTCTCTGATCATGGAGCAAACAGATTAGGAGCATCTGCCTTAATGCAAGGTTTAGCAGATGGTTATTTTGTATTACCATACACCATTGGAGATTATTTAGCTGATGATATTAGAACAGGAAAAATATCAACAGATACTCCAGAATTTGAAGCAGCAGAAAAAGAAGTTGCAGATAGAATTAAATTCTTTATCAATAATAAAGGAACACATTCTGTAGATTATTACCACAAAAAATTAGGAAAAATTATGTGGGATAAATGTGGAATGTCTAGAAACGCAGCAGGTTTAAAAGAAGCGATTCATGAAATCTCTGAACTAAGAACAGATTTCTGGAAAAATGTAAATGTTCCTGGAGATGATCATGAATATAATGAGCAATTAGCAAAAGCAGGTAGAGTTGCAGATTTCTTAGAATTAGGAGAATTATTTGCAAAAGATGCTTTGGTAAGAGAAGAATCTGCAGGTGGGCATTTTAGAGAAGAGTCTGCAGAAATTGATGGTCCACAAGAAGGAGAAGCTAAACGTGATGATGAAAATTTTGCATTCGTTTCTGCTTGGGAATACAAAGGTGAGCCAAAAGATGCAGTTTTGCATAAAGAACAATTAGAGTTTAACGATATTGAATTGAAACAACGTTCATATAAATAA
- a CDS encoding succinate dehydrogenase cytochrome b subunit, which produces MSGFFKSSIGRKVAMALSAFFLMFFLLQHLSINILSVFSPELFNEVSHFMGTNPVVQFALQPVLIFAVVFHFVMGFILEIRNSRARKVSYAKNNGSANSSWMSRNMIWSGLTILAFIVLHFIDFWFPEINTKFIQGDWSGTMAGVDGFRYHEELVHKFVSPLRVGAYVLAFVFLGLHLAHGFASAFQSMGASTIRKRNLQIFGKAYSIIIPAGFIFIALYHHLNH; this is translated from the coding sequence ATGTTCTTCCTTTTACAGCATTTATCAATAAACATTTTATCGGTTTTTAGCCCAGAACTTTTTAATGAAGTTTCTCATTTTATGGGAACAAATCCTGTAGTTCAGTTTGCATTACAACCTGTATTAATTTTTGCAGTTGTTTTTCACTTTGTAATGGGTTTTATTTTAGAAATAAGAAATTCAAGAGCAAGAAAAGTATCTTATGCAAAAAACAATGGAAGTGCAAATTCTTCTTGGATGAGCAGAAACATGATTTGGAGTGGCCTTACCATTTTAGCATTTATTGTATTGCATTTTATAGATTTTTGGTTTCCAGAAATCAATACAAAATTTATACAAGGAGATTGGTCAGGAACAATGGCTGGTGTAGATGGTTTTAGATATCATGAAGAATTAGTTCATAAATTTGTAAGTCCTTTAAGAGTTGGTGCTTATGTGCTTGCATTTGTCTTTTTAGGCTTGCATTTAGCACATGGTTTTGCATCTGCATTCCAATCTATGGGAGCATCAACAATCAGAAAGAGAAATTTACAAATATTTGGTAAAGCATATTCAATTATAATTCCAGCTGGTTTTATTTTTATTGCTTTATATCATCACTTAAACCATTAA
- a CDS encoding VCBS repeat-containing protein, which translates to MSKKLPFLILFSLILISFSCKNEDENIHQDYLLNKIPNSKTKINFKNHLTEDAQHSIINYIYFYNGGGVSAGDINNDGLPDLYFVSNQNENKLYLNKGNLTFEDITEKANVKGSSDWSTGTTMVDINNDGLLDIYVCVVSELLDFKGHNELFINNGDGTFTEKAKEYGLDFKGYSTQAYFFDYDKDGDLDVYIVNHAVHTSLSHGKASQRNKRVALTGDVLMQNNNGKFKDVSEKANIFGGVNGYGLSASIADFNNDGWDDIYVCNDFHEDDYYYINQKDGTFSETLDQSFSTISRFSMGSDAADINGDDLQDIITLDMLPNEEKWLKETEGDDAMLNMQTNLKDLGYKDQYSRNMLQINTSKNYFYETALFNGVADTDWSWAPLFADFNNDGHQDLFISNGILRRPNGLDFKKYVSSTFKKYGQQKGLDWLYKSINEMPSGKVPNQIFEGNSNQFKEKTGSWIEKTPSLSNGSLYVDLDLDGDLDLVTNNVNEFASVFENTTNGTKNYTTIQLKYQEKNKEAIGAKVFLYANGTKQSKQVFKSRGFLSSTEAKVNFGLGSISKIDSIVIVWPNLMHQKIENLQANQLLKIDYNSELAVLKNEKVEKPLTFFSEEKLISYKHEEDTYNDFFNERLIPYKISTLGPAFAIGDVDKNGFDDIFIGGASGQTATLYLNNGKSFKKSTQNQFEKDAKFEDNDAVFFDADNDGDLDLYVASGVNKSRNKNFEIDRLYINRNGTFVKNNKKMMLNPLNTSTVIAYDYNTDGNDDLFIGNLSNPDSFGATVNSAILTNDNGNFNVGLKFIFNGRITDAIWSDINNDNQKDLLIVSEWDSPKIYINKNGNLTLQEMPNNLNGLWQSIATFDVDLDGDQDIVLGNWGENNRFSKYIENPIYLYHGDFDKNGKKESIIAYKIGDNYYPLQTKDELSSQMNFISKKFLNHTDFALQSIETIFGADVLKDAKKSSIDILSSGYLENENGTFKNFVPFIAKLQVAPITSFSEIEINKQKQLLISGNSLKVNTYHGGYKSLKGFLMASKDDVKPVSEMGLKPFNNQVKETAVIKMKDKNVLLIIANNDSLKTYTYKN; encoded by the coding sequence ATGTCGAAAAAACTACCTTTTTTGATTTTATTTTCATTGATATTAATCAGTTTTAGTTGTAAAAACGAAGATGAAAATATACATCAAGATTACCTTTTAAATAAAATCCCAAATTCTAAAACCAAAATAAACTTTAAAAATCATCTAACAGAAGATGCGCAACATAGTATTATAAATTACATCTATTTTTATAATGGTGGAGGTGTTTCTGCAGGCGATATAAATAATGATGGCTTACCAGATTTGTATTTTGTTTCTAATCAAAATGAAAACAAATTATACCTCAATAAAGGAAATTTAACGTTTGAGGATATTACAGAAAAAGCAAATGTAAAAGGAAGTTCTGATTGGAGCACTGGAACAACAATGGTAGATATTAATAACGATGGTTTATTAGATATTTACGTCTGTGTAGTTTCAGAATTATTAGATTTTAAAGGTCATAATGAATTATTTATCAATAATGGTGATGGAACTTTTACTGAAAAAGCCAAAGAATATGGCTTAGATTTTAAAGGATATTCTACACAAGCTTACTTTTTTGATTATGATAAAGATGGTGATTTAGACGTTTATATTGTAAACCACGCAGTTCATACAAGTTTATCTCATGGAAAAGCATCACAAAGAAATAAAAGAGTTGCTTTGACTGGTGATGTTTTAATGCAAAACAACAATGGAAAATTTAAAGACGTAAGTGAAAAAGCGAATATTTTTGGTGGCGTAAATGGATATGGTTTAAGTGCTTCTATTGCAGATTTTAATAATGATGGTTGGGATGATATTTATGTTTGTAACGATTTTCATGAAGATGATTATTATTATATTAACCAAAAAGATGGAACATTTTCTGAAACTCTAGATCAATCATTTTCTACCATTAGTCGTTTTTCTATGGGTAGTGATGCTGCTGATATTAATGGAGATGATTTGCAAGACATCATTACTTTAGATATGTTGCCAAATGAAGAAAAATGGTTAAAAGAAACTGAAGGTGATGATGCTATGTTAAATATGCAGACTAATCTTAAAGATTTAGGTTATAAAGACCAATATTCTAGAAATATGCTTCAGATAAATACATCTAAAAATTATTTTTATGAAACAGCCCTTTTTAATGGAGTTGCAGATACAGATTGGAGTTGGGCTCCACTTTTTGCTGATTTTAATAATGATGGACATCAAGATTTATTTATTTCTAATGGTATTTTAAGAAGACCAAATGGTTTAGATTTTAAAAAATATGTATCTAGTACCTTCAAAAAATATGGACAACAAAAAGGGTTAGATTGGTTGTATAAGTCAATTAATGAAATGCCTAGTGGAAAAGTTCCGAATCAAATATTTGAAGGTAATTCGAATCAATTTAAAGAAAAAACAGGTAGTTGGATTGAGAAAACACCATCACTTTCTAACGGTTCCTTATATGTAGATTTAGATTTAGATGGCGATTTAGATCTTGTTACCAATAATGTAAATGAATTCGCTAGCGTTTTTGAAAACACAACAAATGGCACAAAAAATTACACCACAATTCAATTAAAATATCAAGAAAAAAATAAGGAAGCTATTGGTGCTAAAGTGTTTTTATACGCCAATGGCACAAAACAATCTAAACAAGTTTTTAAGTCGAGAGGTTTTTTATCATCTACTGAAGCAAAAGTAAATTTTGGACTAGGTAGTATTTCTAAAATTGATTCTATTGTTATTGTTTGGCCAAATTTAATGCATCAAAAAATTGAGAATTTACAAGCAAACCAGCTTTTAAAAATCGATTATAATAGTGAACTAGCTGTTCTAAAAAATGAAAAAGTTGAGAAACCACTAACTTTTTTTAGTGAAGAAAAATTAATTTCTTATAAACACGAAGAAGATACCTATAACGACTTTTTTAACGAACGTTTAATTCCTTATAAAATATCCACTTTAGGACCTGCTTTTGCTATTGGTGATGTTGATAAAAATGGTTTTGATGATATTTTTATTGGTGGCGCTTCTGGACAAACTGCTACTTTATATTTAAATAACGGAAAATCATTTAAAAAATCAACACAAAATCAATTTGAAAAAGATGCAAAATTCGAAGATAATGATGCTGTTTTTTTTGATGCTGATAATGATGGTGATTTAGATTTGTATGTTGCAAGTGGTGTAAACAAAAGCAGAAATAAAAACTTTGAGATTGACAGATTGTACATCAATCGAAATGGCACATTTGTTAAGAATAATAAAAAAATGATGTTAAATCCTTTAAATACCTCTACAGTAATTGCTTATGATTATAACACTGATGGAAATGATGATTTGTTTATTGGTAATTTATCGAATCCTGATAGTTTTGGAGCAACAGTAAATTCAGCAATTTTAACCAATGATAATGGTAACTTTAACGTTGGTTTAAAATTTATTTTTAATGGTAGAATTACAGATGCAATTTGGAGCGATATAAATAACGATAATCAAAAAGATTTGCTAATTGTGTCAGAATGGGATTCTCCTAAAATTTATATTAACAAAAACGGAAATTTAACATTACAAGAAATGCCAAATAACTTGAATGGTCTTTGGCAAAGCATTGCTACTTTTGATGTTGATTTAGATGGTGACCAGGATATTGTTTTAGGAAATTGGGGAGAGAACAATCGTTTCTCAAAATATATTGAAAATCCTATTTATTTATATCATGGAGATTTTGATAAAAACGGAAAAAAAGAAAGTATCATCGCTTATAAAATTGGCGACAATTACTATCCTTTACAAACAAAAGATGAGCTTTCTTCTCAAATGAATTTTATTAGTAAGAAATTTTTAAATCACACAGATTTTGCATTACAATCTATAGAAACCATTTTTGGAGCAGATGTTTTAAAAGACGCTAAAAAAAGCAGTATAGATATTCTTTCTTCAGGGTATTTGGAAAACGAAAATGGTACTTTTAAGAACTTCGTTCCATTTATTGCAAAATTACAAGTGGCGCCAATTACCTCTTTTTCTGAAATAGAAATAAACAAACAAAAACAACTTTTAATAAGCGGAAATTCTTTAAAAGTAAATACCTATCATGGAGGTTATAAATCTTTAAAAGGCTTTTTAATGGCTTCTAAAGATGATGTGAAACCAGTTTCTGAAATGGGCTTAAAACCTTTTAATAATCAAGTAAAAGAAACAGCTGTTATAAAAATGAAAGATAAAAATGTTTTATTAATCATTGCTAATAACGATAGTTTAAAAACTTACACTTATAAAAATTAA